CTTTACTTATAGTTGCTTGCCAACCTCCAGCACCTGTGGACAATCAACAACCTAATAAGGATAGTGAGCAGGCAGACTCGCCTATTATCTACGGTGTTGATAGTGTCACTATGGCATCCGATTATATTTTGAACATCAAACCCTCACGCTATCAGCCAAGCCTTGGTTTACAAGGTGTTATCAACCCTATTAAACAGTCACGTTTTGTCGCAGCACAAGACGTAATCGTGCAAAAAACATTAGTATCAGAGGGTCAGTGGGTAGAAAAAGGCATGCCTTTATTAATTTTAAAGCGTCAATCATCTACTGATGAGACAGTCAATACTGCTACGAGCAATGAGCAACAAGAGGCTGAAACTACTGCTGGCACTGCAAAACAACCAGCTAATATACAGCAGGGTGATAAGACCAATAGTGACAATGAGGGAAAAGCATCCAAAAATCTGTCTAAAGTGGCTGAACAGTTAACCACGAACAACAATAAACCAGCTGATAACGTAGCTTTAGCAGATGATGACCCAGCAGGTAGCGTAGCTACTAACAAGAATATAGTTACTGACAAGAATTTAACAATTAGCAAAAATATAGATAACAGCGTAAATAGTGAAAAGATTGATACTAGTCAAGACATAGCTCTTACAGAGCAATCCGCACAATTAAAGCTGTCAGCACAGTCAGTCGTTGTACGGGCTAGCTTTTCAGGCCGCGTCAATAAATTATATGTAAAAACCGCCCAACAGGTTGGTGCTCGCACACCCCTATTGCGTTTAGGTGATGACAAAGATTTGCATTTTATAGCTACGCTTCCTCTCAAGACTAAGTCTCAACTCTCAGTTGGACAAACTGTGAACTTTACAGCTAAGGATTTGCCAGAGCAGTTTGTGGGTCAAGTCAGCAAGCTAGTCGCTAGTAACCAACCTGATAAACTGCGGGTTTATGTTAATGTAGTCAAAAATGAAGCAAGTCGCGATAAACTCAAACCTGATATGGTCGTTTCTGGGCGAGTCAATTATGGACAGATAGAAGTCGGTACTATTGTGCCTGAACATGGTATCCACGATGTAGATCTATCAGTACTAAAAAAATCGCCTTATCAATCGCTTATGCCCCTCACTGCGAATGTTTGGATCATTAAACAAGATCAGCGTTTGACTCGCCTACCAGTAGAGGTGATTAAGTACGATCCTAGCACTGATCAATATTTAGTCGCTGGAATCAGTAATGACAGTTTAATTTGTCTAGCAGACTTACCTATAGAGTCAGTTGGTAAAAAAGTAATCGTTTCATAAATACGCTATTTGCAAATACCTTGCTCATCGTAGAAAGAGTAATAATGAAGGTTATATCCAACGGATAGTTCGATCTCAACATATAAATATTAGAATAAATCGTCAATCACGCTATATGATTCTTTGTATTGCCACTTCTTTAATATGGCTGGTAGCAGTTGGCTTATAAGCAGCAGTAATTACATAATGAGTTACATTGTGTAGAAACATTAACAAAGCGTGTCTTGTGTGGTAAGGCCTAAGTTAGGCAAAATAGACACAGTAACATTTGTAATGCGCATTTTTTTGATGACTTTTATAAAATATATTGGTTTATATCTTGGAAAAATTAAAAAGATAACAATTACCATTAAAACAACTATTACTAAATAATTATTAAATAACGACCACTACTAAAGGACAGCTCATGAGTAAACAGATTCTGTTAATTGAAGACGATCCGGATTTGGCTGAATTGATT
The nucleotide sequence above comes from Psychrobacter sp. P2G3. Encoded proteins:
- a CDS encoding HlyD family efflux transporter periplasmic adaptor subunit; the encoded protein is MDNQQPNKDSEQADSPIIYGVDSVTMASDYILNIKPSRYQPSLGLQGVINPIKQSRFVAAQDVIVQKTLVSEGQWVEKGMPLLILKRQSSTDETVNTATSNEQQEAETTAGTAKQPANIQQGDKTNSDNEGKASKNLSKVAEQLTTNNNKPADNVALADDDPAGSVATNKNIVTDKNLTISKNIDNSVNSEKIDTSQDIALTEQSAQLKLSAQSVVVRASFSGRVNKLYVKTAQQVGARTPLLRLGDDKDLHFIATLPLKTKSQLSVGQTVNFTAKDLPEQFVGQVSKLVASNQPDKLRVYVNVVKNEASRDKLKPDMVVSGRVNYGQIEVGTIVPEHGIHDVDLSVLKKSPYQSLMPLTANVWIIKQDQRLTRLPVEVIKYDPSTDQYLVAGISNDSLICLADLPIESVGKKVIVS